The following coding sequences lie in one Oncorhynchus kisutch isolate 150728-3 linkage group LG3, Okis_V2, whole genome shotgun sequence genomic window:
- the LOC109872505 gene encoding uncharacterized protein LOC109872505, which produces MCCYPPSLPGVNCLPPPNWNNGARHASLAAGLITMKQTRCLAFEATFIMNVSAAGLSVMMLYGVLVSVRSNICAQEVQIYICQEIPQSYPVGLASLVLFVSNVGAINHTVFSSDNLASVTRLTINNAGITNISSRALWFFCDLKTLSLDRNNISQLNPDWFSQPAILQNLTLIQNHIEVVEDSMLSGLTGLISLNLTRNMIQSIAPGSFSTQSHLASLDLSGNRIVTISPGSFSGLTGLTSLNLASNRIKSISPGCFSALTSLAYLDLSGNRLTRVNPQDLLPLSPSTHIRLDGNPWDCSCGVEDFVIFLRGLQNASLLEREMEVTCASPSALRGQPVWNVSKCLIPNPQPQEDTHIRPPAMSITVSTLIAVIVVLCILICGVCALAVVWRRKRETKQVKPSLETKREEEAAEQPDSSTLHRQVASSMSVWDPELAVRTYRSGVRAKSADAVLSTSQFCRAEREAHRVVVETERELYRTESVRESPLKEMRNSEEENSKEPGDNESQGVDRNLTGKDDIKGEVSQEKDRDERDDDGTVNLQDGGQNIICVSQDSETIPYLTIGADPAETNLERQKGPSPQKVMTRISTWPPTSAQWQTHFAIQREGLYVFPENDPGQEVEGETENQSPDQEFEQIQSPDPGETENQSPDLEQEFKDDTDNRSADVSVSVLESSPPEGVMGEVNAEENCSTPPDLETSSPEYDPEPLTEISETLSDLVNTSLSSNVLTQTETNPGQENPEELDNKPTQIINRAVQSEGKSNRKGVPKRAGRSRESSGAPPSGVSPSDDNLLLDNEYAYIDLLHEVVQNQGRWTRERWKQTHLNKAASKHQGH; this is translated from the exons ATGTGCTGCTATCCTCCAAGCCTCCCTGGTGTTAACTGTCTCCCACCACCCAACTGGAACAACGGTGCCCGGCATGCTTCGCTTGCAGCAGGACTCATAACCATG AAGCAAACCAGATGCCTGGCATTTGAGGCCACATTCATCATGAACG TGTCTGCTGCTGGCCTTTCTGTGATGATGCTGTATGGGGTTCTGGTCTCGGTGCGCTCCAACATTTGTGCTCAGGAGGTACAGATTTACATCTGTCAAGAGATCCCACAAA GTTACCCTGTTGGCCTGGCCTCTCTGGTGCTCTTTGTAAGTAATGTTGGAGCAATCAACCATACTGTGTTCAGTAGTGACAACCTGGCCTCAGTCACCCGTCTCACCATCAACAACGCTGGTATCACCAACATCTCATCCAGAGCTCTCTGGTTCTTCTGTGACCTCAAAACCCTCAGCCTGGACCGCAACAACATCTCCCAGCTCAACCCAGACTGGTTCAGCCAACCAGCCATCCTCCAAAACCTCACCCTAATTCAGAACCATATTGAGGTTGTAGAGGACTCCATGcttagtgggttaactggtctaatTAGCCTAAACCTGACCAGGAATATGATCCAGAGCATTGCTCCTGGTAGTTTTAGCACCCAGTCCCATCTGGCCAGTTTGGACCTGTCTGGTAATAGGATCGTAACCATCAGTCCTG GTAGTTTCAGTGGACTCACTGGCCTAACTAGTCTCAACTTGGCCAGTAATAGGATCAAGAGCATCAGTCCTGGCTGTTTTAGCGCTCTGACCAGTCTGGCCTACTTGGATCTGTCTGGTAACAGGCTGACTAGGGTTAACCCCCAGGATCtgctcccactctccccctccaCACATATCAGGCTGGATGGCAACCCCTGGGACTGCTCCTGTGGAGTGGAGGACTTTGTCATCTTCCTCAGAG GTCTGCAGAATGCCTCTCtgctggagagggagatggaagtgACGTGTGCCAGCCCATCAGCCCTGAGAGGCCAGCCTGTGTGGAACGTGTCCAAGTGTTTGATACCTAACCCACAGCCTCAGGAGGATACCCACATACGGCCCCCAGCCATGTCCATCACTGTCTCCACACTCATAGCAGTGATCG TGGTGCTGTGTATCCTGATCTGTGGGGTCTGTGCCCTGGCTGTAGTCTGGAGGAGGAAACGTGAGACCAAACAGGTGAAGCCCAGTCTGGAGACAAAACGGGAGGAGGAAGCCGCAGAGCAGCCAGACAGTTCCACCCTCCACCGACAGGTGGCTTCTTCAATGTCTGTCTGGGATCCAGAGCTTGCTGTGAGGACTTACAGATCTGGAGTCAGAGCCAAGTCTGCTGATGCTGTCCTCTCCACGTCCCAGttctgcagagcagagagagaagcacacaGGGTGGTGGTGGAGACTGAGCGAGAACTATACAGGacggaaagtgtgagagagagcccGTTAAAAGAGATGAGGAACTCCGAGGAAGAGAACAGCAAAGAGCCAGGAGATAATGAGTCCCAGGGGGTAGATAGAAACCTGACAGGAAAAGATGATATTAAGGGTGAAGTGAGTCAGGAAaaggacagagatgagagagatgatgATGGAACTGTGAATCTGCAAGATGGCGGCCAAAACATAATATGTGTATCCCAGGATTCGGAGACCATACCGTACCTGACCATCGGTGCTGACCCGGCCGAAACAAACCTTGAACGCCAAAAAGGTCCAAGTCCACAGAAAGTCATGACAAGGATTTCCACTTGGCCCCCCACCTCAGCTCAGTGGCAGACCCACTTCGCCATACAGAGAGAGGGGCTCTATGTCttccctgagaatgaccctggcCAAGAGGTCGAAGGTGAAACAGAGAACCAATCACCTGACCAAGAGTTCGAACAGATCCAGTCACCTGACCCCGGGGAAACCGAGAACCAATCACCTGACCTTGAGCAAGAGTTTAAAGATGACACAGATAATCGTTCAGCTGATGTTTCTGTCAGTGTTCTGGAGTCTTCACCCCCAGAAGGGGTGATGGGTGAGGTCAATGCTGAGGAGAACTGCAGCACACCACCAGACTTAGAGACATCCTCTCCAGAGTATGATCCAGAACCTCTTACTGAGATAAGCGAGACCCTGTCAGACCTGGTCAACACTTCCCTGTCTAGTAATGTCCTGACCCAGACTGAGACCAATCCTGGTCAAGAAAATCCTGAAGAATTGGATAACAAACCCACACAAATTATAAACAGGGCTGTACAGAGTGAAGGCAAATCAAACCGAAAGGGGGTGCCAAAGAGAGCAGGCAGGAgcagagagagtagtggagctccCCCTAGTGGTGTCTCCCCCAGTGACGACAACCTGCTACTGGATAATGAATACGCCTATATTGACTTGCTGCACGAGGTGGTTCAGAACCAGGGCCGATGGACCAGAGAGAGGTGGAAACAGACTCACCTCAACAAAGCAGCAAGCAAGCACCAGGGACATTAA